A window of the Candidatus Bathyarchaeia archaeon genome harbors these coding sequences:
- a CDS encoding 4Fe-4S binding protein has translation MANAPKKRHEMPLTPLSRPRAGSTSNTGSWRTFRPAINLEKCTKCRICWIYCPDACIELNPDNVPKINYEYCKGCGICAHECPMKIIVMEREGGT, from the coding sequence ATGGCAAACGCCCCAAAAAAAAGACATGAAATGCCGCTCACACCACTGTCTCGTCCGCGTGCTGGAAGCACAAGCAACACTGGATCATGGAGAACATTCAGACCCGCCATCAACTTGGAAAAATGCACCAAATGCAGAATATGCTGGATCTACTGCCCCGACGCCTGCATCGAACTCAACCCAGACAACGTGCCCAAAATCAACTACGAATACTGTAAAGGCTGCGGAATATGCGCACACGAATGCCCGATGAAAATCATCGTAATGGAACGGGAGGGAGGCACGTAA
- a CDS encoding thiamine pyrophosphate-dependent enzyme, which produces MVVLKELPKEELFASGHRLCAGCGEGTINRMTMKALRGPTVIIAATGCNEVATTIYPYTSWKLPWAHVAFENAAAVASGVVEAYKAMARRGAGQQQIDVIAMAGDGGTYDIGLQALSGALERRHDFLYICLDNEAYMNTGIQRSGSTPHGADTTTSPAGSVIPGKPEWKKDLIGICAAHGIEYAATASPAYWNDYMTKVRKGIEVNGPAVINVLSPCPLGWRHDSSLSIELVKLAVETRYFPVYEFERGKYKLNLNVPKPKPVEEFLRVQGRFGHLFKPTYRKDIIDEIQRDVDTNWNRIQKLCTN; this is translated from the coding sequence ATGGTCGTCTTAAAGGAATTACCGAAGGAAGAACTGTTCGCTTCAGGCCACAGATTATGCGCTGGCTGCGGCGAAGGCACAATCAACCGAATGACCATGAAAGCCCTCAGAGGCCCAACCGTGATCATCGCAGCCACAGGATGCAACGAAGTCGCAACCACGATTTATCCTTACACTTCATGGAAGCTGCCATGGGCACATGTAGCCTTTGAAAACGCAGCGGCAGTTGCCTCAGGCGTGGTGGAAGCATACAAGGCTATGGCGCGGAGAGGCGCTGGACAACAGCAGATCGACGTTATAGCTATGGCTGGAGACGGCGGCACATACGACATAGGCCTCCAAGCCTTAAGCGGAGCTCTTGAGAGAAGACACGACTTCCTGTACATATGCTTGGACAACGAAGCATACATGAACACGGGAATTCAAAGGTCTGGATCTACACCGCACGGAGCCGACACTACAACAAGTCCAGCGGGCAGCGTCATTCCAGGCAAGCCTGAGTGGAAGAAAGACTTGATCGGCATCTGCGCCGCTCACGGAATCGAGTACGCAGCAACAGCTTCACCTGCTTATTGGAACGATTACATGACAAAGGTACGCAAAGGCATCGAAGTCAATGGACCCGCAGTCATCAACGTGCTGTCCCCCTGTCCCCTAGGCTGGCGCCACGACTCCTCACTAAGCATTGAACTGGTCAAGTTGGCGGTTGAAACCCGCTACTTCCCAGTTTACGAGTTTGAACGCGGCAAATACAAGCTGAACCTAAACGTGCCGAAGCCTAAGCCGGTAGAGGAATTTCTGAGAGTGCAGGGAAGATTCGGACACTTATTCAAACCCACCTATAGAAAAGACATAATCGACGAAATCCAACGAGACGTAGACACCAACTGGAACCGAATCCAGAAACTCTGTACAAACTAG
- a CDS encoding 2-oxoacid:acceptor oxidoreductase family protein, with protein sequence MLAEIRWHGRGGQGIVSVSRLLAEAALMDKKHVQSFPEFGPERSGAPVRGFTRISDEPISIHSQIYNPNIVVVVDPTLLSTNVTAGLAEKGTIIANTESNIDELKEILSVQDARVYAVNAKKIALDVLGRPIYNTAMLGALLKVAPLVAFESIEKAVRARFPGTLGEKNVEAMKRAYVEVAGK encoded by the coding sequence ATGTTAGCTGAGATTCGCTGGCATGGAAGAGGCGGCCAAGGCATCGTTAGCGTAAGCCGCTTGCTAGCTGAAGCCGCATTAATGGACAAGAAACACGTTCAATCTTTTCCTGAGTTTGGACCTGAACGCTCTGGCGCTCCGGTGCGAGGGTTCACACGGATTTCAGATGAACCCATTAGCATCCACAGTCAGATCTACAATCCGAATATTGTCGTCGTTGTTGATCCAACGTTACTAAGCACAAATGTGACAGCCGGTTTGGCTGAGAAAGGCACCATAATCGCGAACACAGAAAGTAACATAGATGAACTGAAGGAGATTTTGTCAGTTCAAGACGCACGTGTTTATGCTGTCAACGCCAAGAAGATAGCGCTCGATGTTTTGGGGCGACCCATCTACAATACAGCCATGTTAGGTGCGCTTCTGAAAGTCGCACCTCTCGTGGCTTTCGAGTCAATCGAGAAAGCCGTAAGAGCTCGTTTTCCTGGAACCTTAGGCGAGAAGAATGTTGAAGCCATGAAACGAGCCTACGTGGAGGTTGCTGGAAAGTGA
- the albA gene encoding DNA-binding protein Alba, with protein MSEEKPKQPERPHRAEENTVFIGKKPVMNYVIACLTFFNVGGAKVCIKARGRAISRAVDTIEVLRRSFVKDLKLVDIKIGTEEVTGQDGRRSNVSTIEITATKAQT; from the coding sequence GTGTCAGAAGAAAAACCTAAGCAGCCTGAAAGACCTCACCGAGCTGAAGAAAACACTGTGTTCATCGGCAAAAAACCCGTGATGAACTACGTGATCGCATGCCTCACCTTCTTCAACGTTGGAGGAGCCAAAGTGTGCATTAAAGCGCGGGGAAGAGCAATCAGCAGAGCTGTTGACACTATTGAAGTGCTTAGGAGATCCTTTGTCAAAGACTTGAAGCTGGTGGACATCAAAATCGGGACTGAAGAAGTAACAGGGCAGGACGGTCGAAGATCCAACGTTTCCACTATTGAAATAACAGCTACGAAAGCCCAGACATAG
- the porA gene encoding pyruvate ferredoxin oxidoreductase codes for MTAIGLTGDEAVAHAAKQSKVDIVAAYPITPQTIIVERFSKYVADGEVHTGYVCVESEHSALSACIGASLTGARVFTATSSQGLALMHEMMYIASGLRCPIVMGVANRALSAPINIHGDHSDMMGSRDSGWIQIYVENAQEAYDWTIQAFKIAEDNNVQLPVSVNLDGFIITHCMEGVDVVDDVVVAKFLQTRTPLFKLDPEKPITVGALCFTDYYYEFKRQQVEALTNVRPVLNRVAKEYKGVSSRSYGVLDTYGMDDAEAAVLCLGSTAGTAREVAYKLRGQGKKVGVVKIWLYRPFPIDEVRAALKNVKALAVFDKAISFGAQYGAVCADVVSALHTAEKRPEIFNVVFGLGGRDIKPSDIESVFNEALETAKTGVVKQETMFLGVRE; via the coding sequence GTGACAGCGATAGGCTTAACTGGAGATGAAGCCGTTGCCCACGCAGCTAAGCAGAGCAAGGTTGACATTGTGGCTGCGTATCCGATTACGCCTCAAACCATTATTGTGGAAAGGTTCAGCAAGTACGTAGCCGATGGAGAAGTGCACACTGGATACGTCTGCGTCGAGTCAGAACACTCAGCTCTGTCAGCCTGCATTGGTGCCAGCCTAACTGGAGCACGAGTTTTCACGGCAACATCAAGCCAAGGCTTGGCACTAATGCACGAAATGATGTACATTGCCTCTGGCCTCAGATGCCCAATCGTGATGGGAGTCGCTAACAGAGCCTTATCTGCGCCGATTAACATTCACGGCGACCATTCGGACATGATGGGGTCAAGGGACAGCGGCTGGATCCAAATCTACGTTGAAAACGCGCAAGAAGCATACGACTGGACGATTCAGGCATTCAAGATTGCTGAAGACAACAACGTGCAGCTTCCCGTTTCCGTCAACCTAGACGGCTTCATAATTACGCATTGCATGGAAGGCGTGGACGTCGTTGACGATGTTGTTGTTGCCAAATTCCTGCAGACGAGAACTCCGCTTTTCAAGCTTGATCCAGAGAAGCCGATTACAGTTGGAGCCCTGTGCTTCACAGACTACTACTACGAGTTTAAGCGACAGCAAGTTGAAGCCTTAACCAACGTTCGCCCAGTGCTAAATAGAGTAGCCAAAGAATACAAAGGCGTCTCAAGTAGAAGCTACGGCGTCCTCGACACTTATGGAATGGATGACGCTGAAGCAGCAGTCCTCTGCCTCGGAAGCACCGCTGGAACCGCACGCGAAGTAGCATACAAACTCAGAGGGCAAGGAAAGAAAGTTGGCGTCGTAAAGATTTGGCTGTATCGCCCCTTCCCCATCGACGAAGTCAGAGCCGCCTTAAAGAACGTGAAAGCGCTGGCAGTGTTTGACAAAGCCATCAGCTTCGGAGCTCAATACGGAGCAGTTTGCGCCGATGTGGTTTCAGCGCTGCACACAGCTGAAAAACGTCCTGAGATCTTCAATGTGGTTTTCGGATTAGGCGGCAGAGACATCAAGCCGTCTGACATTGAGTCTGTTTTCAACGAAGCCTTAGAGACAGCCAAGACTGGCGTGGTTAAGCAGGAAACGATGTTCTTGGGGGTGCGAGAGTAA
- the porA gene encoding pyruvate ferredoxin oxidoreductase: MTQVIVETGNRVAGLACKAARAKVIAAYPITPQTTVVEQIAELVESGEMDAKYIRVESEHSAMAACIGAAVGGARAFTATSAHGLALMHEMLHWASAARLPIVMAVVNRAMGPPWNIWADFSDSLSQRDTGWIQYYCADNQEIFDTIIQAYKLCEDKRVYMPAMVCFEGFILSHTSMPVTIPDQRDIDDFLPPYSPPWELDVEKPVTHGSIVYPEWYMEFRSFMYDALENARQLIPQVDKEYGKKFGIEHGGHIEKYRCEDADNIIMSMGTIGSEAKLAVDSLRKQGRKVGAARVRVFRPFPKDDIQNIARNAQILTIIDRQVSYGMEGPLHTETKASLYHEKDRPLATGFIAGLGGRDVTIHDIENMANKSYQYLKAGKVEREVNWIGLRE, from the coding sequence ATGACCCAGGTTATAGTTGAAACAGGCAACCGTGTAGCAGGGCTAGCCTGCAAGGCTGCAAGAGCCAAAGTTATCGCCGCCTACCCGATTACACCTCAAACAACTGTGGTGGAGCAGATAGCTGAGCTTGTTGAATCCGGAGAGATGGATGCCAAGTACATCCGAGTTGAATCCGAACACAGCGCCATGGCCGCATGTATAGGTGCTGCTGTGGGAGGAGCACGCGCGTTCACGGCAACATCTGCGCATGGCTTGGCACTTATGCACGAAATGCTTCACTGGGCTTCGGCTGCACGCTTACCTATTGTTATGGCTGTAGTTAACCGTGCTATGGGTCCACCGTGGAACATCTGGGCTGATTTCAGCGACTCGCTTTCACAGCGAGACACAGGCTGGATTCAGTACTACTGCGCTGATAATCAGGAAATTTTTGACACCATTATTCAAGCCTACAAGCTCTGTGAAGACAAACGGGTCTATATGCCCGCTATGGTTTGCTTCGAAGGCTTCATACTATCACACACCTCAATGCCCGTGACGATTCCAGACCAAAGGGATATAGACGATTTCTTGCCACCTTACAGTCCACCTTGGGAGCTCGATGTTGAGAAACCCGTCACCCACGGCAGCATCGTATATCCTGAATGGTACATGGAATTCAGGTCATTCATGTACGATGCTTTGGAAAACGCTAGACAGCTTATCCCACAAGTAGACAAGGAATACGGAAAGAAATTCGGCATTGAACACGGCGGACACATCGAAAAATACCGATGCGAAGACGCTGACAACATCATAATGTCAATGGGCACCATCGGAAGCGAAGCCAAACTCGCAGTTGACAGCCTACGAAAACAAGGACGCAAAGTAGGCGCTGCTCGAGTGCGGGTTTTCAGACCCTTTCCCAAAGACGACATTCAGAACATCGCTCGAAACGCACAGATCTTAACCATAATCGACCGTCAAGTCTCCTACGGTATGGAAGGACCGCTCCACACGGAAACCAAAGCCTCACTCTACCATGAGAAAGACAGACCGCTAGCAACAGGGTTCATTGCTGGCTTAGGCGGCCGCGACGTCACAATCCACGACATCGAGAACATGGCAAACAAGTCGTATCAGTATCTGAAGGCTGGGAAAGTTGAACGCGAGGTCAACTGGATAGGCTTAAGAGAGTGA
- the porD gene encoding pyruvate synthase subunit PorD, with translation MTTENKAGWKSLEPGAVVTEPGSSQNYKTGDWRAFRPVVTKEKCVNCLICWIYCPDSAIIRQEKWVEINYDFCKGCGICAKECPKLAISMGDELR, from the coding sequence GTGACAACTGAAAACAAGGCTGGCTGGAAATCTCTTGAGCCAGGCGCTGTTGTTACTGAACCCGGCTCTTCGCAGAACTATAAGACTGGCGACTGGCGAGCCTTCAGACCCGTTGTAACCAAGGAGAAATGCGTCAACTGCTTAATCTGCTGGATCTACTGCCCAGACTCCGCGATTATCAGACAGGAAAAATGGGTTGAAATCAACTACGATTTCTGCAAGGGCTGCGGCATCTGCGCCAAAGAATGCCCAAAACTAGCGATTTCAATGGGAGATGAATTAAGGTGA
- the porB gene encoding pyruvate synthase subunit PorB: MATLKELPTQEGLLPGHAACTGCGATVAIRLAQKALGPKTVFVVPACCTSVLHSAYPFTAFDTPCLNIAFEAAAAAASGVVAAYEARGIKDVNVLAWAGDGGTVDIGLQALSGAAERGTNFIYVCYDNEAYGNTGFQRSGSSPFGSRTTTTPTGKREHKKDVPMIMAAHGIPYVATACISYPLDFVNKLKKAKMFVGTKYIQVLTPCPPGWRYSTEKTVELGRLAVQTGIWPLYEIVNGKLEFSSPSTALVDKAKRKPLEEYLKHQGRFDSMTPEDIDELKRWVDASWEKYKKLQQ; this comes from the coding sequence ATGGCAACATTAAAGGAACTTCCCACGCAAGAAGGCTTGCTTCCTGGACACGCTGCATGCACAGGATGCGGAGCCACAGTTGCAATCAGACTGGCTCAAAAAGCGCTCGGACCGAAAACAGTGTTCGTTGTTCCAGCATGCTGCACGTCAGTGCTGCACAGTGCCTATCCCTTCACTGCGTTTGATACCCCGTGCCTCAACATTGCATTTGAAGCCGCAGCCGCAGCCGCGTCTGGAGTTGTTGCAGCCTATGAAGCCAGAGGCATAAAAGACGTTAATGTGCTGGCTTGGGCTGGAGACGGTGGCACTGTTGATATTGGCTTGCAGGCTTTGTCAGGCGCAGCTGAGAGAGGAACCAACTTCATTTACGTGTGCTACGACAACGAAGCGTATGGGAATACAGGTTTTCAACGCAGCGGCTCTTCGCCGTTTGGATCACGTACAACAACCACGCCGACTGGCAAGCGAGAACACAAAAAAGATGTGCCCATGATAATGGCTGCCCATGGGATACCCTACGTTGCCACAGCCTGCATCTCCTATCCACTCGATTTTGTCAACAAACTGAAAAAGGCGAAAATGTTTGTTGGCACAAAATACATTCAAGTCTTGACTCCTTGCCCGCCTGGATGGCGTTACTCAACCGAAAAAACGGTTGAACTCGGAAGACTAGCAGTTCAAACAGGAATTTGGCCGCTCTACGAAATCGTGAACGGCAAGCTCGAGTTTAGTTCACCCAGCACTGCTCTGGTAGATAAAGCCAAGCGCAAACCACTTGAAGAATACCTGAAGCATCAGGGGCGCTTTGACTCCATGACTCCGGAAGACATTGATGAGTTGAAGCGTTGGGTTGATGCCTCGTGGGAAAAATATAAGAAGCTACAACAATGA
- a CDS encoding acetyl ornithine aminotransferase family protein: MADYPKIVVRPPGPKARELAKRDERVISQSFVRFYPLAIEGGSGCILRDVDGNEYIDFNSGLVCLNVGHNHPKVVDAIKKQCDRYLHYSITDFLYREVVDLGEKLSSLTPGKWEKKVFFGNSGAESIEGAAKLARWHTRRQLFIAFISAFHGRTMGAVSFTSSKPVQRRHFFPLVPGVTHVPYAYCYRCPYKLTYPDCDIWCVDFIDEYVLQKYVPPEDTAAFVFEPIQGEGGYVVPPPEFFLRLKKLADKYGILMIDDEVQAGVGRTGRFCAIENWKIEPDIICMAKSLASGLPLSAIIARSKVMDWEGGTHASTFGGNPVACAASLAVMDILEKERLMENAVKQGNHIMKRLNEVKEKSEILGDVRGKGLMIGAEIVENKKTKAHAPKKAEEIMMRSWKRGVVVITCGKSTIRVAPPLVITKDLADSALDILIDTMKEVEKESKP, from the coding sequence ATGGCTGATTATCCAAAAATCGTGGTTCGACCTCCCGGTCCCAAAGCACGGGAGCTGGCTAAACGTGATGAACGCGTCATTTCACAATCATTTGTAAGGTTCTACCCATTAGCCATCGAAGGCGGAAGCGGCTGCATTCTCCGAGATGTCGACGGCAACGAATACATCGACTTCAACTCAGGACTTGTCTGCCTGAACGTGGGACACAATCATCCCAAAGTTGTTGACGCCATTAAGAAGCAGTGCGACCGCTACCTCCACTACTCCATCACAGACTTCCTGTACCGTGAAGTTGTGGACTTGGGTGAGAAGCTGTCTTCGTTAACACCCGGCAAATGGGAGAAAAAAGTTTTCTTCGGTAACAGCGGCGCCGAATCAATCGAAGGCGCAGCTAAGCTGGCTCGATGGCACACCCGTCGACAACTGTTCATCGCGTTTATCAGCGCATTTCACGGCAGAACTATGGGCGCCGTCTCCTTCACTTCCAGCAAGCCTGTACAGCGCAGGCACTTCTTTCCGTTGGTGCCCGGCGTAACCCATGTGCCCTACGCCTACTGCTACCGCTGTCCCTACAAATTGACTTATCCTGACTGCGACATATGGTGCGTAGATTTCATAGATGAGTATGTCTTGCAGAAATATGTGCCACCTGAGGACACGGCGGCTTTCGTTTTCGAACCAATTCAAGGCGAAGGCGGCTACGTTGTGCCTCCACCCGAATTCTTCCTACGACTGAAAAAGCTTGCAGACAAATATGGCATACTAATGATCGACGACGAAGTGCAAGCTGGAGTCGGACGAACCGGCAGGTTCTGCGCCATAGAAAACTGGAAGATTGAACCCGACATCATCTGCATGGCAAAGTCACTAGCCTCAGGCTTGCCCTTGAGCGCCATCATTGCTCGATCTAAGGTTATGGATTGGGAAGGCGGAACCCACGCGTCCACATTTGGCGGCAACCCAGTGGCATGCGCAGCATCGCTCGCTGTCATGGACATACTTGAAAAAGAACGGTTGATGGAAAACGCAGTCAAGCAAGGCAACCACATCATGAAACGCCTGAACGAAGTAAAAGAAAAAAGCGAAATCCTAGGCGACGTGCGAGGCAAAGGCTTGATGATAGGCGCTGAAATCGTTGAAAACAAGAAGACGAAAGCCCATGCGCCAAAGAAGGCGGAGGAAATAATGATGCGCAGTTGGAAACGCGGCGTTGTTGTCATAACTTGCGGTAAATCCACAATCCGAGTGGCACCACCGTTAGTCATAACCAAAGACTTGGCAGACTCAGCCCTAGACATCCTAATCGACACGATGAAGGAAGTAGAAAAGGAGAGCAAGCCTTAG
- a CDS encoding pyruvate ferredoxin oxidoreductase subunit gamma, which translates to MKEIRIHGRGGQGGVTAAELLARAAFKEGKWVQAIPFFGAERRGAPVKAFARLSDEPILVRSQIYTPDYVIVLDSGLLDLVDVTDGLKKDGVIVVNTRKKPEELNFKRGRVATVDATGIALELGLLVAGLPILNTTMLGAFAKATEEVKLESVLDAIRQVWHGAAGEKNAQAAALAYERLVKNW; encoded by the coding sequence CTGAAAGAGATTCGGATTCACGGTCGCGGTGGACAAGGCGGCGTCACAGCCGCTGAGCTGTTGGCTCGTGCCGCTTTTAAGGAAGGCAAATGGGTGCAAGCTATTCCGTTCTTCGGCGCTGAACGTCGTGGAGCGCCAGTTAAGGCGTTTGCCCGTTTGTCCGATGAGCCTATTCTGGTTCGAAGCCAGATCTACACCCCGGACTATGTAATTGTTTTAGACTCTGGGCTTCTGGACCTAGTTGATGTCACCGATGGTCTGAAGAAAGACGGCGTGATCGTTGTGAACACGCGAAAGAAGCCGGAGGAATTAAACTTCAAACGTGGTCGCGTTGCCACGGTTGACGCAACAGGCATAGCTCTTGAACTGGGGCTTCTGGTTGCGGGGTTGCCAATCCTGAACACGACTATGCTTGGAGCCTTCGCCAAAGCTACAGAAGAAGTAAAGCTGGAAAGCGTGCTCGACGCCATACGGCAAGTGTGGCATGGCGCAGCTGGAGAAAAGAACGCCCAAGCCGCCGCTTTGGCTTATGAACGTTTAGTCAAGAACTGGTAG